The proteins below come from a single Arthrobacter sp. B1I2 genomic window:
- a CDS encoding alpha/beta fold hydrolase, whose translation MDIILVPGFWLDASSWEEVTPALEAAGLRTHPLTLPGKESAGASRAGITLQDHIDAVVAVIDRMPGKVVLVGHSGGGAIIHGAVDARPDKVERAIYVDSGPLGEGGVINDELAAEGDDVPLPPWESFDDADLMDLDDGLRQAFRARAVPEPRGVAYGRQHLHDERRYNVAATVIACEFPSVVLREWIAAGSPFVAELARVRDVEYVDLPTGHWPQFTKPDQLAQAILAAVDRTGSN comes from the coding sequence ATGGACATCATCCTGGTACCCGGTTTCTGGTTGGACGCGTCGTCGTGGGAGGAGGTGACACCTGCCCTCGAAGCAGCGGGGCTCCGGACCCACCCCCTCACGCTGCCGGGGAAGGAATCGGCAGGCGCCAGCCGGGCGGGCATCACCCTGCAGGACCACATAGACGCTGTGGTTGCCGTGATCGACCGGATGCCCGGCAAGGTGGTCCTGGTGGGTCATTCCGGGGGCGGGGCCATCATCCACGGGGCGGTGGACGCGCGGCCGGACAAGGTGGAGCGTGCCATTTACGTGGACAGCGGACCCTTGGGCGAGGGCGGCGTCATCAATGACGAGTTGGCCGCCGAGGGAGATGACGTGCCGCTGCCACCCTGGGAAAGTTTTGACGACGCCGACCTGATGGACCTCGACGACGGCCTCCGCCAGGCGTTCCGCGCACGTGCCGTTCCCGAGCCCCGCGGCGTTGCCTACGGCAGGCAGCACCTGCATGACGAGCGCCGTTATAACGTGGCCGCCACCGTCATCGCCTGCGAGTTTCCGTCCGTGGTGCTCCGCGAATGGATCGCGGCGGGCAGTCCGTTCGTGGCGGAACTCGCCCGGGTCCGTGATGTGGAGTATGTCGACCTGCCAACAGGCCACTGGCCGCAGTTCACCAAACCGGACCAGCTGGCACAGGCCATCCTCGCAGCGGTTGACCGGACCGGCAGCAACTAA